A part of Tessaracoccus timonensis genomic DNA contains:
- a CDS encoding GNAT family N-acetyltransferase produces the protein MLRDATDADLDAMRRWRNHDEVRRVSLTQHEIGADEHSAWWEKTKQDPTRRVLIYERDGVPSGVVTFFDIDGDKAWWGYYLDNDGLTERGAMFPAWISIQREAVKFARKEMGLTQLDGETLVANESAVDFNTRQGFTEVERYSREVGGETVEVIHSRKIFEGK, from the coding sequence ATGCTTCGCGATGCCACGGACGCCGACCTCGACGCGATGCGTCGTTGGCGCAACCACGACGAGGTGCGCCGTGTTTCTCTGACCCAACACGAAATTGGTGCCGACGAGCACTCCGCCTGGTGGGAGAAGACGAAGCAGGACCCAACCCGTCGGGTGCTCATTTATGAGCGCGACGGGGTGCCCTCCGGTGTGGTGACGTTCTTCGATATCGACGGTGACAAGGCCTGGTGGGGCTACTACCTCGATAACGACGGGCTCACCGAGCGCGGAGCCATGTTCCCCGCGTGGATCTCCATTCAGCGTGAGGCTGTGAAGTTCGCGCGTAAGGAGATGGGCCTGACGCAGCTCGACGGTGAGACGCTCGTCGCGAATGAGTCCGCCGTCGACTTCAACACGCGCCAGGGATTCACCGAGGTGGAGCGGTACTCTCGTGAAGTGGGTGGCGAGACCGTTGAAGTTATCCACTCGCGCAAGATTTTTGAAGGGAAGTAG
- the pseI gene encoding pseudaminic acid synthase, translating to MAEPIQIGGVPVGPESDPFIIAEMSGNHNGDLQRALDIVTMAAEAGAHAIKLQTYTADTITIDADTPSFRLSDGHELWGGRRLYDLYDEAHTPWEWHEKIFAHAADKGILAFSSPFDPTAVDFLEGLGAPAYKVASSEIVDLPLIRAMAETGKPIIISTGMASIAEIDDAVKAARSTGNEQIVVLSCTADYPADPASANLRSIPVMANAFDVLVGLSDHTMGIGVPVASIAFGAVLVEKHVTLARNDGGVDSAFSLEPDELAAMVRETAIARKALGEARIGAKESEREGLRFRRSLFVTRDVKAGEKVAPDNVRSIRPAGGLAPDEFSHVEGREFRVDAVKGTPLTWDLL from the coding sequence ATGGCCGAGCCCATCCAGATTGGCGGGGTGCCCGTCGGACCTGAGTCGGATCCATTCATCATCGCTGAGATGAGCGGCAACCACAACGGCGATCTTCAGCGCGCGCTGGACATCGTCACCATGGCCGCCGAGGCCGGGGCGCACGCCATCAAACTGCAGACCTACACGGCTGACACCATCACGATCGACGCCGACACGCCCAGCTTCCGCCTCTCCGACGGGCACGAACTGTGGGGCGGGCGGCGCCTCTACGACCTCTACGACGAGGCCCACACACCGTGGGAATGGCACGAGAAGATCTTCGCACACGCGGCTGACAAGGGAATTCTCGCGTTCTCGTCGCCGTTCGACCCGACGGCGGTGGATTTCCTGGAGGGCCTGGGCGCCCCGGCATACAAGGTGGCGAGCTCTGAGATCGTCGACCTGCCACTGATCCGCGCGATGGCCGAGACGGGCAAACCGATCATCATTTCCACGGGCATGGCGTCGATCGCTGAGATCGACGACGCGGTGAAGGCCGCGCGCTCCACCGGGAACGAGCAGATCGTCGTGCTCTCCTGCACTGCTGACTACCCGGCAGACCCGGCGTCGGCTAATCTTCGCTCGATTCCGGTGATGGCGAACGCGTTCGACGTGCTCGTCGGCCTCTCTGACCACACGATGGGCATCGGCGTGCCCGTGGCGTCCATCGCGTTCGGTGCGGTGCTCGTCGAGAAGCACGTGACCTTGGCGCGCAACGACGGGGGCGTCGACTCCGCGTTCTCGCTCGAGCCCGACGAACTCGCCGCGATGGTGCGAGAGACGGCCATTGCCCGCAAGGCGCTTGGCGAGGCCCGCATTGGCGCGAAGGAGTCCGAGCGCGAGGGCCTACGCTTCCGTCGCTCGCTGTTCGTGACCCGCGACGTGAAGGCCGGCGAGAAAGTGGCTCCTGACAACGTGCGATCCATCCGCCCCGCTGGCGGCCTGGCCCCTGACGAGTTCTCCCACGTCGAGGGTCGTGAGTTCCGCGTCGACGCTGTCAAGGGCACCCCGCTCACCTGGGACCTGCTCTGA
- a CDS encoding glycosyltransferase, which translates to MAALLSVIVPAYGVGEYLPACLDSILAQTLTDLEVIVVDDGSPDESGEIADDFASRDSRVRVLHNENEGLGGARNSGARVATGKYITFADSDDLIPPRAYELLVSTLEQTGSDIAAGNTWRYIEGRGNVQSWTHAEAFAETKLRTHIREFPLLIRDRMVWNKVYRHSFWKRGGYQFPHIRYEDYPVTLPAHLDAGSVDVISDKVYLWRQRIAEESITQRSLELDNLTDRVTSALMTLDVADAEGGEIQTRLHSYFTDIDVVTVATALAEGEECDRPAVEELAVTLAGRLHPSDEHTTPLARQIHAAFLRKDFDAAIALAEVRRGGSKADVLKLFMQPSRCMKLPGLLTSLARGGKPKGKTFERPLRSKVLGVVRMDGQTVVQVESRLRRLLLERANISAHLVAGDRRIPVETHVTAFNGQRATTEVAIPDALVIESSDEAHQLEMTITVGPLTWHGAVNIGSREIPGPEQLSPETWGVVSRWVAGSYHLWVRRVPHDNVADVYVDDESLTVTTSNSSPYAAVLRPAPSRPLVAPLVDGVARFALSDVLDDPADDPVTSRAYRDVVALTQAAVQRLNGGDQQAARLVDEATGDGVGETNSEVIGELESDVVPEGIQPETVDDEEQRAETISAEHQLTRTGIFPLVLHDYTEEPVEFDGKRVMVRRSPSGTAEIHHQLLDHLGRR; encoded by the coding sequence ATGGCCGCGCTGCTGAGCGTCATCGTCCCCGCCTATGGCGTAGGGGAGTACCTACCCGCATGCCTCGATAGCATTCTGGCGCAGACCCTCACGGACCTCGAGGTGATCGTCGTTGACGATGGGTCCCCGGATGAGAGTGGCGAGATTGCCGACGACTTTGCGTCGCGAGATTCGCGTGTGCGCGTGCTGCACAACGAGAACGAGGGCCTTGGTGGAGCACGCAACTCCGGAGCCCGCGTAGCGACGGGCAAGTACATCACGTTTGCTGACTCTGATGACCTGATCCCCCCTCGCGCATACGAGCTGCTCGTAAGCACATTGGAGCAGACAGGGTCAGACATCGCCGCCGGTAACACTTGGCGCTACATCGAAGGACGCGGCAACGTCCAGTCCTGGACGCACGCGGAGGCATTTGCAGAGACGAAGCTGCGCACGCACATCCGTGAGTTCCCACTGCTCATCCGAGACCGCATGGTGTGGAACAAGGTGTATCGGCACAGCTTCTGGAAGCGGGGCGGATACCAATTCCCGCACATTCGCTACGAGGATTACCCCGTGACCTTGCCCGCTCATCTCGATGCGGGAAGCGTCGACGTGATCTCCGACAAGGTGTATCTCTGGCGCCAGCGAATCGCTGAAGAATCCATTACCCAGCGCTCGCTGGAACTCGACAACCTGACAGACCGAGTGACCTCAGCGCTGATGACCCTCGACGTCGCCGACGCGGAGGGTGGCGAGATTCAAACGCGTCTGCACAGCTACTTCACTGACATCGACGTGGTCACCGTCGCTACCGCACTGGCGGAGGGCGAAGAGTGTGACCGGCCCGCCGTCGAAGAGCTCGCGGTCACACTGGCCGGGCGCCTGCACCCTTCCGACGAGCACACCACCCCGCTGGCGCGCCAAATTCATGCCGCATTCCTGCGCAAGGACTTCGACGCCGCCATCGCGCTGGCGGAGGTTCGGCGAGGCGGCAGCAAGGCCGATGTGCTGAAGCTATTCATGCAGCCTTCGCGGTGCATGAAACTGCCAGGGTTGCTGACCAGTCTGGCGCGGGGCGGAAAACCCAAAGGCAAAACCTTCGAGCGCCCGCTTCGTTCCAAGGTTTTGGGCGTCGTACGCATGGACGGTCAGACGGTGGTCCAGGTGGAATCCAGGCTTCGACGGTTGCTCCTCGAACGCGCAAACATTTCGGCCCATCTTGTGGCAGGTGATCGTCGCATTCCCGTCGAAACGCACGTCACCGCATTCAACGGGCAGCGAGCCACCACCGAAGTAGCTATTCCCGATGCGCTCGTCATTGAGAGCAGCGACGAAGCCCACCAGCTAGAAATGACCATCACCGTGGGGCCGCTCACCTGGCATGGTGCGGTGAACATTGGCAGTCGTGAAATCCCGGGTCCAGAGCAACTGTCCCCCGAAACGTGGGGAGTCGTTTCGCGCTGGGTAGCAGGTTCCTACCACCTTTGGGTACGGCGCGTGCCGCATGACAACGTCGCCGACGTGTATGTGGACGATGAGTCATTGACGGTAACCACATCGAACTCTTCCCCGTATGCGGCAGTACTCCGCCCGGCCCCCAGCAGACCGCTGGTGGCCCCCCTCGTCGATGGCGTAGCCCGGTTCGCGCTCTCCGACGTGCTCGACGATCCAGCCGACGATCCAGTCACGTCGCGTGCTTACCGCGATGTCGTTGCGTTGACTCAAGCAGCTGTACAGCGTCTCAACGGGGGCGACCAGCAGGCTGCTCGACTCGTCGATGAAGCCACCGGAGACGGCGTCGGTGAAACCAACAGCGAGGTTATCGGCGAGCTGGAGTCAGACGTCGTACCTGAGGGCATTCAGCCTGAGACGGTCGACGACGAAGAACAGCGCGCGGAGACGATCAGCGCGGAACACCAATTGACTAGGACGGGCATCTTCCCGCTCGTACTTCACGACTACACAGAGGAACCCGTCGAATTCGACGGGAAGCGCGTGATGGTTCGTCGTTCCCCGAGCGGTACCGCAGAAATCCACCACCAGCTGCTGGATCATCTGGGGCGCCGCTAG
- a CDS encoding acyltransferase, whose translation MPEPQPSTTQPRRSLKRPELPALTGIRAVAAAMVVLSHIGLPSNAPEWMQRVVATGYVGVPLFFVLSGIVLAYNYQNLDPRRGRDVARFYIARIARVLPVYYAVLLYLAIFRGATRQEQGGLWKHILNIQTWDPNLEIGLGYNPPAWSINVELFFYLLFPLLIPLVMALWRRFGWQGLAGLMALLFVARWVLCVVFAQQGWADLPAADPLSGHRWLYRHPLPRLVEFCVGMCLAPLLDGDWLRRMQARTHTVVQLAMIALTFTLTIIRPWDGPSAGFWRVASFGALYTLPFAVLLLSLASNLGIVARMLSTAPLRSLGISSFAMYMTHRPFLDQIGGSAVRESDSWYGWVLLVLLVGLCMMVGEGAHRYIEDPCRKLLIKLQPAKR comes from the coding sequence ATGCCAGAACCCCAGCCTTCGACGACGCAGCCGCGCCGCAGCCTCAAGCGCCCTGAACTGCCTGCCCTCACGGGCATCCGCGCCGTAGCAGCGGCGATGGTGGTGCTTTCCCACATCGGGCTGCCGTCGAATGCGCCCGAGTGGATGCAGCGCGTGGTTGCGACGGGATACGTCGGCGTTCCCTTGTTCTTCGTGTTAAGCGGCATCGTCCTGGCGTACAACTACCAGAATCTGGACCCGCGCCGGGGCCGTGACGTCGCACGGTTCTATATCGCCCGCATCGCTCGTGTACTCCCTGTCTACTACGCCGTTCTTCTGTACTTGGCTATCTTTCGCGGGGCGACGCGGCAGGAACAAGGCGGCTTGTGGAAGCACATCCTCAACATTCAGACGTGGGACCCGAACCTTGAAATCGGTCTGGGCTACAACCCGCCGGCGTGGTCGATCAACGTCGAATTGTTTTTCTATCTACTGTTCCCACTGTTGATCCCGCTGGTCATGGCACTGTGGCGACGGTTCGGGTGGCAAGGGCTCGCGGGGTTGATGGCTCTATTGTTCGTCGCCCGGTGGGTGTTGTGCGTGGTATTTGCGCAACAAGGTTGGGCCGACTTACCCGCTGCTGATCCCCTGAGCGGACATCGCTGGCTGTACCGTCACCCCCTTCCCAGACTCGTGGAGTTCTGCGTCGGCATGTGTCTTGCTCCGCTGCTCGACGGTGACTGGTTGCGACGCATGCAGGCGCGCACGCACACCGTCGTGCAATTGGCGATGATCGCACTCACGTTCACGCTGACGATCATTCGTCCGTGGGATGGGCCGTCGGCAGGCTTCTGGCGCGTCGCATCATTTGGGGCTCTGTACACGTTGCCGTTTGCGGTGCTCCTGCTATCGCTCGCTTCAAACCTTGGAATCGTCGCACGCATGCTGTCGACGGCGCCGCTTCGCTCCCTCGGGATCTCCAGCTTCGCGATGTATATGACGCACAGGCCGTTCCTGGATCAGATCGGTGGCAGCGCTGTGCGCGAGTCAGATTCTTGGTACGGCTGGGTGCTGCTGGTGCTGCTCGTAGGCCTCTGCATGATGGTGGGCGAGGGCGCCCACCGCTACATCGAAGATCCTTGCCGAAAGCTACTGATCAAGTTGCAGCCGGCGAAACGCTGA